A genomic segment from Poecilia reticulata strain Guanapo linkage group LG3, Guppy_female_1.0+MT, whole genome shotgun sequence encodes:
- the sinhcafl gene encoding SIN3-HDAC complex associated factor, like isoform X2: protein MFGFHKSKIYRSNDGCCICKTKSSSSRFTDSSRYEETFRMCFGLSEDRVGDICNACVLLVKRWKKLPHGSKKNWNHVVDARAGPGFKVTKPKKIKNSDGKKKSKLKKLHKFKRQNSDAHSTTSSMSPAQSPSYSNQSDDGSDIESKQRRSSPSIFSFLDRTYWKRQKVCCGIIYKGRFGEVIIDPRLFKPCCSSKKQKTLTPTQVPTLQPQLPEDLKETW from the exons ATGTTTGGCTTTCACAAGTCAAAAATCTACCGGAGTAATGACGGCTGTTGCATCTGTAAGACCAAGTCCTCTAGTTCACGCTTCACGGACAGCAGCAGATATGAAGAGACCTTCAGGATGTGCTTTGG ACTCTCAGAAGATCGTGTTGGAGACATTTGTAATGCTTGCGTTCTGCTGGTGAAGAGATGGAAGAAGCTGCCTCATGGCTCCAAGAAGAACTGGAATCAT GTGGTTGATGCTAGAGCTGGCCCAGGTTTTAAGGTGACAAAACCCAAGAAGATCAAGAACAGTGATGGGAAGAAGAAGAGCAAACTAAAGAAGCTTCACAAGTTTAAGAGGCAAA actCAGATGCTCACAGCACGACGTCCAGCATGTCTCCTGCCCAGTCTCCCAGTTACAGCAACCAGTCGGATGACGGTTCTGACATCGAGTCCAAACAAAGACGCTCATCTCCTTCCATCTTCTCCTTCCTGGATCGTACTTACTGGAAGAG gcaAAAGGTGTGCTGTGGAATTATCTACAAAGGTCGGTTTGGAGAAGTGATCATCGATCCCCGACTTTTCAAGCCTTGCTGCAGCtcaaaaaaacagaagacactGACGCCCACGCAGGTGCCCACACTCCAACCACAGCTCCCAGAAGATTTGAAAGAAACCTGGTGA
- the sinhcafl gene encoding SIN3-HDAC complex associated factor, like isoform X1 produces MFGFHKSKIYRSNDGCCICKTKSSSSRFTDSSRYEETFRMCFGLSEDRVGDICNACVLLVKRWKKLPHGSKKNWNHVVDARAGPGFKVTKPKKIKNSDGKKKSKLKKLHKFKRQTDSDAHSTTSSMSPAQSPSYSNQSDDGSDIESKQRRSSPSIFSFLDRTYWKRQKVCCGIIYKGRFGEVIIDPRLFKPCCSSKKQKTLTPTQVPTLQPQLPEDLKETW; encoded by the exons ATGTTTGGCTTTCACAAGTCAAAAATCTACCGGAGTAATGACGGCTGTTGCATCTGTAAGACCAAGTCCTCTAGTTCACGCTTCACGGACAGCAGCAGATATGAAGAGACCTTCAGGATGTGCTTTGG ACTCTCAGAAGATCGTGTTGGAGACATTTGTAATGCTTGCGTTCTGCTGGTGAAGAGATGGAAGAAGCTGCCTCATGGCTCCAAGAAGAACTGGAATCAT GTGGTTGATGCTAGAGCTGGCCCAGGTTTTAAGGTGACAAAACCCAAGAAGATCAAGAACAGTGATGGGAAGAAGAAGAGCAAACTAAAGAAGCTTCACAAGTTTAAGAGGCAAA cagactCAGATGCTCACAGCACGACGTCCAGCATGTCTCCTGCCCAGTCTCCCAGTTACAGCAACCAGTCGGATGACGGTTCTGACATCGAGTCCAAACAAAGACGCTCATCTCCTTCCATCTTCTCCTTCCTGGATCGTACTTACTGGAAGAG gcaAAAGGTGTGCTGTGGAATTATCTACAAAGGTCGGTTTGGAGAAGTGATCATCGATCCCCGACTTTTCAAGCCTTGCTGCAGCtcaaaaaaacagaagacactGACGCCCACGCAGGTGCCCACACTCCAACCACAGCTCCCAGAAGATTTGAAAGAAACCTGGTGA
- the scube2 gene encoding signal peptide, CUB and EGF-like domain-containing protein 2 isoform X2, with protein MGAICAARNFCLFLLLLNSRQSIALPETRDPCAEGSDGCHIDAICQTTQGSYKCTCKGGFKGDGKHCEDIDECDLEYNGGCVHECTNIPGNYRCTCYDGFNLANDGHNCLDVDECMFNNGGCQHTCVNTVGSYECRCKDGFFLSDNQHTCIHRSIEGLNCMNKEHGCAHICKESHRGGVACECRPGFELARNQRDCILTCNHGNGGCQHTCEDTEDGSICRCHVRYTLQPDKKTCVERDEATTESSDHNATSSTEADKRVKRRLSMETCALNNGGCDSTCKDTSTGVRCSCPDGFTLQSDGKSCKDIDECESHNGSCEHFCKNTVGSFECNCRKGFKLLSDERSCQDIDECYFERTCDHTCVNSPGGFQCLCNKGYTLYGLAHCGDVNECSVNNGGCEHGCENTVGGFECFCRPGYKLHWNKKDCIKAEGLTPANPPSKPTLNCSKQHGGDRCFLNCQSQVHISSGTEDSYTVTCGMPLPCLAGIQKSNSGSHCLGPEKAGVHRIKTTATFKFGTAKCNLKRSQEKLWESFNSAHSDCSFLFTENVQFSYVSLHCTSLGQRTRSRHSRKAVEDDGFAITAEFELDVNLEEVTESCDLNCVRRRSEKRLRKTIRTLRKSINREQFHLHFAGADYDLSRSQGQLMGLPGHCLAGQVLVGRKCVSCSAGMYYDGDQGHCVTCPAGTYQDEEGQMSCEVCPSPEGREVAKVIGARNMSECGGQCPPGQYSHDGFVPCLPCPLGTYQPEVGRTTCFLCGGNLVTKHSGAVSFQECETKVQCSPGHYYNTSTHRCIRCPTGTYQGEFGQNYCVTCPGNTSTDFDGSTNIMQCKNQQCGGELGEFSGYIESPNYPGNYPANIECTWTINPPPKRRVLIVVPEIYLPIEDECGDYLVMRKSSLPNSVTTYETCQTYERPIAFTSRSKRLWIQFRSNEGNSAKGFQVLYVTYDEDYQELIEDIVRDGRLYASVNHQEILKDKKLMKALFDVLAHPQNYFNYTTQESKEMFPKSFIRFVRSKVMRFFRP; from the exons ATGGGAGCTATTTGTGCTGCGaggaacttttgtttgtttttgctcttgttAAATAGTCGTCAAAGCATAGCGCTTCCAGAGACTCGAG ATCCCTGCGCAGAAGGAAGTGATGGCTGTCACATAGATGCTATTTGTCAGACGACTCAAGGCTCATATAAGTGCACATGTAAAGGAGGCTTTAAAGGAGATGGAAAACACTGCGAAG ATATTGACGAGTGTGACCTGGAGTACAATGGCGGTTGTGTGCATGAGTGCACCAACATACCAGGCAACTATCGCTGCACTTGCTATGATGGATTCAATTTGGCCAACGATGGACACAACTGTCTGG ATGTGGATGAATGCATGTTCAACAATGGTGGGTGCCAGCACACTTGTGTCAACACTGTGGGCAGCTACGAGTGCCGCTGCAAAGACGGCTTCTTTCTCAGCGATAACCAGCACACGTGCATCCACCGCTCCATTG AGGGCCTCAACTGTATGAACAAGGAGCATGGCTGCGCCCACATCTGCAAGGAGAGTCACAGAGGAGGTGTGGCCTGCGAGTGCCGTCCAGGCTTTGAACTGGCCAGGAACCAAAGAGACTGTATTT TGAcctgtaaccatggcaacggaGGCTGCCAGCACACCTGTGAGGACACAGAGGACGGTTCCATCTGCAGGTGCCATGTCAGGTACACCTTACAGCCTGACAAGAAGACATGTGTGG AGCGAGATGAGGCCACCACTGAGTCCTCGGACCACAACGCCACGTCCTCCACTGAGGCGGATAAACGCGTCAAGAGAAGATTGTCAATGG AAACCTGCGCGCTGAACAATGGGGGCTGCGACTCAACCTGTAAGGACACATCCACTGGCGTGCGCTGCAGCTGTCCCGACGGCTTCACACTTCAGTCAGATGGAAAATCGTGCAAAG ATATCGATGAGTGCGAGAGTCACAACGGCAGCTGCGAACacttctgcaaaaacacagtcGGCAGCTTTGAATGCAACTGCAGGAAAGGATTTAAGTTGCTGTCAGATGAGCGCTCTTGTCAGG ATATAGATGAGTGTTATTTTGAGCGCACATGTGATCACACATGTGTGAACTCCCCTGGTGGTTTTCAGTGTCTGTGCAACAAAGGCTACACCTTGTATGGATTGGCCCACTGTGGAG ATGTGAATGAATGCAGTGTAAACAACGGTGGCTGTGAGCATGGATGTGAGAACACTGTGGGTGgatttgagtgtttttgtcGTCCCGGCTATAAACTACACTGGAACAAAAAGGACTGCATCA AGGCTGAGGGTTTAACACCTGCAAACCCCCCCTCTAAGCCTACCTTGAACTGTAGTAAGCAGCACGGAGGGGATCGCTGCTTTCTGAACTGCCAGTCTCAAGTTCATATCAGCAGTG ggaCGGAGGATTCCTACACGGTGACCTGTGGAATGCCTCTGCCCTGCTTGGCTGGCATACAAAAGAGCAACAGTGGCTCTCATTGCTTGG GCCCAGAAAAGGCTGGAGTGCACCGAATTAAAACCACAGCCACTTTCAAGTTTGGCACTGCCAAGTGCAATCTCAAACGAAGTCAGGAGAAACTGTGGGAGAGCTTCAACTCAGCGCACTCAG ATTGCAGCTTTCTTTTCACCGAAAATGTCCAGTTCAGCTATGTAAGCCTTCACTGCACCTCATTGGGCCAGCGAACACGTAGCCGCCACAGCAGGAAGGCCGTTGAGGACGATGGCTTCGCCATCACAGCTGAGTTTGAGCTGGATGTTAACCTTGAGGAGGTAACAG AGAGCTGCGACCTGAACTGCGTGCGTCGACGCTCAGAAAAGAGACTGAGGAAGACCATCAGGACGCTGAGGAAGTCCATCAACCGGGAGCAGTTCCACCTTCACTTTGCCGGGGCCGACTACGACCTGTCCAGGAGTCAGGGTCAACTGATGGGACTGCCGGGACACTGTCTGGCGGGACAAGTGTTGGTGGGCAGAAAATGTG TGAGCTGCAGTGCTGGGATGTACTACGATGGTGATCAGGGACACTGTGTGACCTGCCCTGCTGGAACGTATCAGGATGAGGAGGGACAGATGTCCTGTGAAGTCTGTCCCTCACCTGAAGGGAGAGAGGTGGCCAAAGTGATTGGAGCTAGAAACATGTCAGAGTGTGGAG GTCAGTGTCCACCCGGTCAGTACTCTCATGACGGCTTCGTCCCGTGCCTTCCCTGTCCTCTGGGAACCTACCAGCCAGAAGTGGGACGGACCACCTGCTTCCTGTGTGGAGGGAACCTGGTGACTAAACACAGTGGTGCTGTCTCCTTTCAGGAGTGTGAGACCAAAG TCCAGTGCTCTCCGGGTCATTACTACAACACGAGCACTCACCGCTGCATCCGCTGTCCGACGGGCACTTACCAGGGCGAATTTGGACAGAACTACTGTGTCACCTGTCCTGGAAACACCTCCACTGACTTTGATGGCTCCACCAACATCATGCAGTGCAAAA ACCAACAATGTGGTGGAGAACTGGGGGAGTTTTCTGGTTACATCGAGTCTCCAAACTACCCAGGGAACTATCCCGCCAACATTGAGTGCACTTGGACCATCAACCCACCGCCTAAACGCCGGGTCCTCATTGTTGTGCCAGAAATCTACCTGCCCATTGAGGATGAATGTGGAGATTACTTGGTGATGAGAAAAAGCt CTCTGCCCAACTCTGTGACGACTTATGAGACGTGTCAAACATATGAGCGGCCCATCGCGTTCACCTCCCGCTCTAAAAGACTGTGGATACAGTTCAGGTCTAACGAGGGAAACAGCGCGAAAGGTTTCCAGGTGTTATATGTCACATACGATG AGGATTACCAAGAACTGATTGAAGACATAGTGAGAGATGGAAGATTATATGCATCAGTGAATCACCAGGAAATACTTAAG GACAAGAAGCTCATGAAAGCGTTGTTTGACGTACTGGCTCATCCACAGAACTACTTCAACTACACAACACAAGaatcaaaagaaatgtttccgAAATCCTTCATCCGCTTCGTGAGGTCCAAAGTCATGAGATTCTTTCGCCCTTAA
- the scube2 gene encoding signal peptide, CUB and EGF-like domain-containing protein 2 isoform X1 produces the protein MGAICAARNFCLFLLLLNSRQSIALPETRDPCAEGSDGCHIDAICQTTQGSYKCTCKGGFKGDGKHCEDIDECDLEYNGGCVHECTNIPGNYRCTCYDGFNLANDGHNCLDVDECMFNNGGCQHTCVNTVGSYECRCKDGFFLSDNQHTCIHRSIEGLNCMNKEHGCAHICKESHRGGVACECRPGFELARNQRDCILTCNHGNGGCQHTCEDTEDGSICRCHVRYTLQPDKKTCVERDEATTESSDHNATSSTEADKRVKRRLSMETCALNNGGCDSTCKDTSTGVRCSCPDGFTLQSDGKSCKDIDECESHNGSCEHFCKNTVGSFECNCRKGFKLLSDERSCQDIDECYFERTCDHTCVNSPGGFQCLCNKGYTLYGLAHCGDVNECSVNNGGCEHGCENTVGGFECFCRPGYKLHWNKKDCIKAEGLTPANPPSKPTLNCSKQHGGDRCFLNCQSQVHISSGTEDSYTVTCGMPLPCLAGIQKSNSGSHCLGPEKAGVHRIKTTATFKFGTAKCNLKRSQEKLWESFNSAHSDCSFLFTENVQFSYVSLHCTSLGQRTRSRHSRKAVEDDGFAITAEFELDVNLEEVTAESCDLNCVRRRSEKRLRKTIRTLRKSINREQFHLHFAGADYDLSRSQGQLMGLPGHCLAGQVLVGRKCVSCSAGMYYDGDQGHCVTCPAGTYQDEEGQMSCEVCPSPEGREVAKVIGARNMSECGGQCPPGQYSHDGFVPCLPCPLGTYQPEVGRTTCFLCGGNLVTKHSGAVSFQECETKVQCSPGHYYNTSTHRCIRCPTGTYQGEFGQNYCVTCPGNTSTDFDGSTNIMQCKNQQCGGELGEFSGYIESPNYPGNYPANIECTWTINPPPKRRVLIVVPEIYLPIEDECGDYLVMRKSSLPNSVTTYETCQTYERPIAFTSRSKRLWIQFRSNEGNSAKGFQVLYVTYDEDYQELIEDIVRDGRLYASVNHQEILKDKKLMKALFDVLAHPQNYFNYTTQESKEMFPKSFIRFVRSKVMRFFRP, from the exons ATGGGAGCTATTTGTGCTGCGaggaacttttgtttgtttttgctcttgttAAATAGTCGTCAAAGCATAGCGCTTCCAGAGACTCGAG ATCCCTGCGCAGAAGGAAGTGATGGCTGTCACATAGATGCTATTTGTCAGACGACTCAAGGCTCATATAAGTGCACATGTAAAGGAGGCTTTAAAGGAGATGGAAAACACTGCGAAG ATATTGACGAGTGTGACCTGGAGTACAATGGCGGTTGTGTGCATGAGTGCACCAACATACCAGGCAACTATCGCTGCACTTGCTATGATGGATTCAATTTGGCCAACGATGGACACAACTGTCTGG ATGTGGATGAATGCATGTTCAACAATGGTGGGTGCCAGCACACTTGTGTCAACACTGTGGGCAGCTACGAGTGCCGCTGCAAAGACGGCTTCTTTCTCAGCGATAACCAGCACACGTGCATCCACCGCTCCATTG AGGGCCTCAACTGTATGAACAAGGAGCATGGCTGCGCCCACATCTGCAAGGAGAGTCACAGAGGAGGTGTGGCCTGCGAGTGCCGTCCAGGCTTTGAACTGGCCAGGAACCAAAGAGACTGTATTT TGAcctgtaaccatggcaacggaGGCTGCCAGCACACCTGTGAGGACACAGAGGACGGTTCCATCTGCAGGTGCCATGTCAGGTACACCTTACAGCCTGACAAGAAGACATGTGTGG AGCGAGATGAGGCCACCACTGAGTCCTCGGACCACAACGCCACGTCCTCCACTGAGGCGGATAAACGCGTCAAGAGAAGATTGTCAATGG AAACCTGCGCGCTGAACAATGGGGGCTGCGACTCAACCTGTAAGGACACATCCACTGGCGTGCGCTGCAGCTGTCCCGACGGCTTCACACTTCAGTCAGATGGAAAATCGTGCAAAG ATATCGATGAGTGCGAGAGTCACAACGGCAGCTGCGAACacttctgcaaaaacacagtcGGCAGCTTTGAATGCAACTGCAGGAAAGGATTTAAGTTGCTGTCAGATGAGCGCTCTTGTCAGG ATATAGATGAGTGTTATTTTGAGCGCACATGTGATCACACATGTGTGAACTCCCCTGGTGGTTTTCAGTGTCTGTGCAACAAAGGCTACACCTTGTATGGATTGGCCCACTGTGGAG ATGTGAATGAATGCAGTGTAAACAACGGTGGCTGTGAGCATGGATGTGAGAACACTGTGGGTGgatttgagtgtttttgtcGTCCCGGCTATAAACTACACTGGAACAAAAAGGACTGCATCA AGGCTGAGGGTTTAACACCTGCAAACCCCCCCTCTAAGCCTACCTTGAACTGTAGTAAGCAGCACGGAGGGGATCGCTGCTTTCTGAACTGCCAGTCTCAAGTTCATATCAGCAGTG ggaCGGAGGATTCCTACACGGTGACCTGTGGAATGCCTCTGCCCTGCTTGGCTGGCATACAAAAGAGCAACAGTGGCTCTCATTGCTTGG GCCCAGAAAAGGCTGGAGTGCACCGAATTAAAACCACAGCCACTTTCAAGTTTGGCACTGCCAAGTGCAATCTCAAACGAAGTCAGGAGAAACTGTGGGAGAGCTTCAACTCAGCGCACTCAG ATTGCAGCTTTCTTTTCACCGAAAATGTCCAGTTCAGCTATGTAAGCCTTCACTGCACCTCATTGGGCCAGCGAACACGTAGCCGCCACAGCAGGAAGGCCGTTGAGGACGATGGCTTCGCCATCACAGCTGAGTTTGAGCTGGATGTTAACCTTGAGGAGGTAACAG CAGAGAGCTGCGACCTGAACTGCGTGCGTCGACGCTCAGAAAAGAGACTGAGGAAGACCATCAGGACGCTGAGGAAGTCCATCAACCGGGAGCAGTTCCACCTTCACTTTGCCGGGGCCGACTACGACCTGTCCAGGAGTCAGGGTCAACTGATGGGACTGCCGGGACACTGTCTGGCGGGACAAGTGTTGGTGGGCAGAAAATGTG TGAGCTGCAGTGCTGGGATGTACTACGATGGTGATCAGGGACACTGTGTGACCTGCCCTGCTGGAACGTATCAGGATGAGGAGGGACAGATGTCCTGTGAAGTCTGTCCCTCACCTGAAGGGAGAGAGGTGGCCAAAGTGATTGGAGCTAGAAACATGTCAGAGTGTGGAG GTCAGTGTCCACCCGGTCAGTACTCTCATGACGGCTTCGTCCCGTGCCTTCCCTGTCCTCTGGGAACCTACCAGCCAGAAGTGGGACGGACCACCTGCTTCCTGTGTGGAGGGAACCTGGTGACTAAACACAGTGGTGCTGTCTCCTTTCAGGAGTGTGAGACCAAAG TCCAGTGCTCTCCGGGTCATTACTACAACACGAGCACTCACCGCTGCATCCGCTGTCCGACGGGCACTTACCAGGGCGAATTTGGACAGAACTACTGTGTCACCTGTCCTGGAAACACCTCCACTGACTTTGATGGCTCCACCAACATCATGCAGTGCAAAA ACCAACAATGTGGTGGAGAACTGGGGGAGTTTTCTGGTTACATCGAGTCTCCAAACTACCCAGGGAACTATCCCGCCAACATTGAGTGCACTTGGACCATCAACCCACCGCCTAAACGCCGGGTCCTCATTGTTGTGCCAGAAATCTACCTGCCCATTGAGGATGAATGTGGAGATTACTTGGTGATGAGAAAAAGCt CTCTGCCCAACTCTGTGACGACTTATGAGACGTGTCAAACATATGAGCGGCCCATCGCGTTCACCTCCCGCTCTAAAAGACTGTGGATACAGTTCAGGTCTAACGAGGGAAACAGCGCGAAAGGTTTCCAGGTGTTATATGTCACATACGATG AGGATTACCAAGAACTGATTGAAGACATAGTGAGAGATGGAAGATTATATGCATCAGTGAATCACCAGGAAATACTTAAG GACAAGAAGCTCATGAAAGCGTTGTTTGACGTACTGGCTCATCCACAGAACTACTTCAACTACACAACACAAGaatcaaaagaaatgtttccgAAATCCTTCATCCGCTTCGTGAGGTCCAAAGTCATGAGATTCTTTCGCCCTTAA